The window CTCCTTCTTCCCCGCGCCCGGCAGGGAGACGACCTGCGGCACCAGCCAGCGCTGGACGGGCGAGTTCTTGCCGAGGTAGGAATCCTTGAGCCGGGCGAAGACGATCCGCTCGGCCGCCGCATGTTGGTCGATGATCACCACCTCCCCGGCCCCCTCGCAGAGGAGGTACGTCCCCAGGAACTGGGCTATGGGCCGGAGCGAACCGAACCCTCCCCCCTTCTCCTGGGGCGGGGAGTCGTCCCCCGGGGCGCGGAACAGGAAAGGCTCCGCCTGATACCCCTCGAAGAGGCCCGCCGGGGAGGAACCGGTCGTCTTCTGGGGGAGGGGCGCACCCACCCGGACCCCGGAGCCGCCGTGAAGGGAGCCGCCGGGAGCCGTCACCGGGATCTCCCCCAGCGCCTCCCCGATCGCGTGCCGCACCAGATCGAACAGGTCCTTCCCGTACCGGAATCGGACCTCCACCTTGGCGGGGTGGACGTTCACGTCCGCCTCGGAGGGGTCGCACTCGATGAACAGGTAGATCACCGGATGGCGGTCGGGGGGCAAAATCCCCCGGTATGCCTCGCGCACGGCGGCGAAGACGCCCTTGTCGCGGAAGTACCGGCCGTTGACGAAGAAATGGATCCCGGAGGAGCCGAACCGGGAGAGGTGCGGCAGGCCGGCCCAGCCGGTGATCTGGAAAAAGGCCGAGGAGAGGTTCAAGGGGACGAGGTACTTGGACCCCTCGCCCGCGTGCCATTTCGCCCGGTCGAGGCGGGATTCCCCCCCCTCGTAGGAGACGTCGGTCCTCCCGTCCTGCATCCGGAAAAAGAGCCCCTGGCGGGGGATGCCGACCCCGTGGAAGACCTCCCACAGGTGGGCCATCTCCGTCCGGGGGGTTTTGAGGAACTTGAGCCGGGCGGGGACGTTGCCGAACAGGTCGGACACCTCGACGGTCGTCCCGGGGGGGCTTCCGGCCTCCCGCACCGACCGCATCTTCCCCCCCTCCACGATCACCTCCGTGCCGAGGTTCTGCCCGGACGGGCAGGTGAGGATCCGGAGCCGGGAGACCGAGGCGATCGCGGGGAGGGCTTCTCCCCGGAACCCGTAGGTGGAAAGCTTCTGGAGATCGTCGGCCGCGGCGATCTTGCTCGTGGTGTGCCGGCGGACGGCGACCTCCGCCTCCTCCGCCGTCATGCCGGTCCCGTCGTCGGAGACCCGCAGCGAGAAGGGAAACGCGCCGAAGACCTGCGCCTCGATCCGCGACGCGGAGGCGTCGACGGCGTTCTCCAGGAGTTCCTTCAGGATGGAGGACGGCCTTTCGACAACCTCGCCGGCGGCGATCTGGTCGATCACGCCGTCGGGAAGCTGGCGGATCCTTCCCTCCATCGGCTACTTCCCTCTCTTCCTCGGCCGGGGGCTTGCGGCGCGCCGGCCCTTGCCGCGCGCCGGCCTCTCTCCCGGGATCCGGATTTCGGCCATGACCCGGTTCCGCATCGCGCGATGGAACTCCTCCCGCCGCTTGGCGGAGCTCTTCTCCCCCATGAGGGCGCGCGTGATGATCTTCCCCTCCTCCACACCGGGCTGGTCGAAGGGATTCACCCCGGCGCACTCCCCGGCGATGGCGGTCACCCACTCCCAGTACTGGAGGAACGCCCCCACGTGGGCCTCGTCCCGCTTCCCCACCTCCATCCGGACGATGGGGCGGCCGGCCTTCCAGAGGGCGCCGATCGTCGCCTCGAACTCTGCGTCGAACAGGTCGCGCAGGGGGCGGCCCCCCAGCATCTCCATCCCGGGAGCGAACCCTCGGGCGGGCACGTTCCCCTTCTCTCTCCCCTCCATCCACCTCACGAAGGTATAGACCTTGTCGGCGGGGCCGTCCTGGTAGAGCTGCAACTGCGAATGCTGATCGGTCACCCCGGCCGCCCTGGACGGGGTCTGCCCCACCGGCTTCCCCGTGGCCTTTCGCTTCCCCAGGCTCTCCCCCCAGAGCTGCTGCCACCACTCCGCCACGCGCGCAAGCCCTTCCCCGTAAGTGAACCAGATGTGCGCGGGCTTCGGGTTGTCGATCAGGTAGTGGGAGTAGACGGCGGCGCCCGCCAGGACCGGGTTCTTCCCGCCCTGGTAGCCGCGGAAGACCGACTCCATCCACCTTGCGCCCGCGAGCAGTCTTTCCGCGGACACCCCCGCCGCGGCCAGCGGAAGCAGCCCCACGGCGGACAGGACGGAATACCTCCCCCCCACGTTGGGCGGCACGGCAAACGCGGCGATCCCCTCGGTATCGGCGAACCGCCGGAAGACCCCCTTCGAAGGGTCGGTGATCAGGACCAGGTGTTCCTTCCACTTCTTCCCGTTGGCCCGTCTCAGGGCTTCGATGGCGATGGCGAGCTGGGCGTTCGTCTCCGCGGTGCCGCCCGACTTGCTGATCGCCACGACCGCGGTGGTCCTCATGGGGTGGGAGCGCAGCAGCGGG is drawn from Candidatus Deferrimicrobiaceae bacterium and contains these coding sequences:
- the mutL gene encoding DNA mismatch repair endonuclease MutL, whose translation is MEGRIRQLPDGVIDQIAAGEVVERPSSILKELLENAVDASASRIEAQVFGAFPFSLRVSDDGTGMTAEEAEVAVRRHTTSKIAAADDLQKLSTYGFRGEALPAIASVSRLRILTCPSGQNLGTEVIVEGGKMRSVREAGSPPGTTVEVSDLFGNVPARLKFLKTPRTEMAHLWEVFHGVGIPRQGLFFRMQDGRTDVSYEGGESRLDRAKWHAGEGSKYLVPLNLSSAFFQITGWAGLPHLSRFGSSGIHFFVNGRYFRDKGVFAAVREAYRGILPPDRHPVIYLFIECDPSEADVNVHPAKVEVRFRYGKDLFDLVRHAIGEALGEIPVTAPGGSLHGGSGVRVGAPLPQKTTGSSPAGLFEGYQAEPFLFRAPGDDSPPQEKGGGFGSLRPIAQFLGTYLLCEGAGEVVIIDQHAAAERIVFARLKDSYLGKNSPVQRWLVPQVVSLPGAGKKERAEIEAFLMAVGFLCESFGENTFKISGGPAILGHFDLQSWWKDLGDFLLSQGSAPKGIFDADRELWRIACHASLRAGMPLEKEGMRALLSDLERAVASHSCPHGRPVWVKITAAEMKRMFGRS